From a single Serratia surfactantfaciens genomic region:
- a CDS encoding carboxymuconolactone decarboxylase family protein: MIKQRLNYAELAPAPYKNMVGALMALEKGALDKATIELMFMRVSQINGCAYCLDMHGKALRENGFSHAKLDTLAGWRVSHEFSARERAALEWAESVTLIAATGAPDSAFEALKAHFSDAEIADLTFAISIMNAFNRLAVSMRQ, from the coding sequence ATGATTAAGCAACGTTTGAACTACGCCGAGCTGGCGCCCGCCCCGTACAAAAATATGGTGGGCGCGCTGATGGCGCTGGAGAAAGGCGCTCTGGACAAAGCGACCATCGAGTTGATGTTTATGCGCGTTTCGCAGATCAACGGCTGCGCCTACTGCCTGGACATGCACGGTAAAGCGCTACGCGAAAACGGCTTCAGCCATGCCAAACTCGATACGCTGGCGGGCTGGCGCGTCAGCCATGAATTCAGCGCACGTGAGCGCGCGGCTCTGGAATGGGCCGAGTCGGTGACGCTGATCGCCGCCACCGGCGCGCCGGACAGCGCTTTTGAGGCGCTGAAAGCACACTTCAGCGACGCCGAGATCGCCGATCTGACCTTTGCCATCAGCATCATGAACGCCTTCAACCGACTGGCCGTCAGCATGCGTCAATAA
- the nrdH gene encoding glutaredoxin-like protein NrdH, with product MSIIIYSKPDCVQCNATYRAFDKQGIDYQVIDLTQDQQALNHVKSLGYQQVPVIIAGDDHWSGFRPDKIGALALTC from the coding sequence ATGAGCATTATTATTTACAGTAAGCCGGACTGTGTCCAGTGCAACGCCACCTATCGCGCATTTGATAAGCAGGGGATTGATTATCAGGTGATCGATCTCACCCAGGATCAGCAGGCGCTGAACCACGTTAAATCATTAGGTTATCAGCAGGTTCCGGTGATTATCGCCGGTGACGATCACTGGTCCGGTTTCCGTCCGGACAAAATCGGCGCGCTGGCGCTCACCTGCTGA
- a CDS encoding PLP-dependent aminotransferase family protein: MMPTFLTSLRLDSRLAEPLYRQIYLRIKDAIAQGNLAAGSRLPSVRGLASDLGVARATVESAYAQLIAEGFLLSRGQAGTYVSPQLPPMQGAASAAPSLPAVAPDPLQPQGMLQPFQLGVPALDAFPRALWQRIVARQLRGSTVASLALPPAGGLPELREAIAHYLHLSRGISCRPEQIFLCAGYPALLDWVVETLLHAGDSVWIEDPGYPVTRPLLRAAGVRPVAVPVDEQGMDVAAGILTEPEARLAVVTPTHQSPLGVSLSLARRMALLDWAQQRAAWILEDDYDSEFRYHGRPLPPLKSLDVQGRVLYAGTFSKTLFPALRMAYLVVPADLTEVFARSSRLRGCGCPPLLQAGVADFIRQGHFYRHLKRMRPVYRQRREWLTQALERQLGAWLTVVPQQGGIQLLARLHHGLADAPLAAQAWQHGLAAQALSDWQIDHPAGQGLLLGFANFSRREETERAVQGLAQLFKRAN; this comes from the coding sequence ATGATGCCAACTTTCCTGACCTCGCTGCGTTTGGACAGCCGGCTCGCCGAGCCGCTGTACCGGCAGATTTATCTGCGAATCAAAGACGCCATCGCCCAGGGCAACCTGGCGGCGGGCAGCCGGCTGCCTTCGGTGCGCGGGTTGGCGAGCGATCTTGGCGTGGCGCGTGCCACGGTGGAAAGCGCCTATGCTCAACTGATCGCCGAAGGTTTCTTGCTGAGCCGGGGGCAGGCGGGCACCTATGTCTCGCCGCAGTTGCCACCCATGCAGGGGGCGGCGTCTGCTGCGCCGTCGCTGCCGGCGGTGGCGCCCGATCCGCTGCAGCCGCAGGGCATGCTGCAGCCTTTCCAACTGGGCGTGCCGGCACTGGATGCGTTTCCTCGGGCGCTGTGGCAGCGCATTGTCGCCCGCCAGCTGCGAGGTTCTACGGTGGCTTCCCTGGCGCTGCCGCCGGCCGGCGGCCTGCCTGAACTGCGTGAGGCGATCGCCCATTATCTGCATTTGTCGCGCGGCATCAGCTGCCGGCCGGAACAGATTTTCCTCTGCGCCGGCTACCCGGCGCTGTTGGACTGGGTGGTGGAGACGCTGTTGCACGCCGGTGACTCGGTATGGATTGAAGATCCCGGTTATCCGGTCACGCGCCCGCTGCTGCGGGCCGCTGGCGTGAGGCCGGTCGCCGTGCCGGTGGATGAACAGGGCATGGACGTCGCCGCCGGTATCCTGACTGAGCCCGAGGCGCGGCTGGCGGTGGTGACGCCGACTCATCAAAGCCCGCTTGGCGTCTCGCTCAGCCTGGCGCGGCGCATGGCGCTGCTCGACTGGGCGCAGCAGCGTGCGGCCTGGATCCTCGAGGATGACTACGACAGCGAATTTCGCTATCACGGGCGGCCGCTGCCGCCGCTGAAAAGTCTCGATGTTCAGGGACGGGTGCTGTACGCCGGCACTTTCAGCAAAACGCTGTTCCCGGCGCTGCGCATGGCTTATCTGGTGGTGCCCGCCGATCTGACGGAGGTATTCGCGCGCAGCAGCCGGCTGCGCGGCTGCGGCTGCCCGCCGCTGCTGCAGGCCGGCGTGGCGGATTTCATCCGCCAAGGTCATTTCTACCGCCACCTGAAACGCATGCGGCCGGTGTACCGCCAGCGGCGCGAGTGGTTGACGCAGGCGCTGGAACGGCAGCTGGGGGCATGGCTGACGGTGGTGCCGCAGCAGGGCGGCATTCAGCTATTGGCTCGGTTGCATCACGGGCTGGCGGATGCGCCGTTGGCGGCGCAAGCGTGGCAGCACGGGTTGGCGGCGCAGGCGTTGTCGGATTGGCAAATCGATCATCCGGCGGGGCAAGGATTACTGTTGGGATTCGCCAATTTCAGCCGGCGAGAAGAGACAGAGCGGGCGGTGCAGGGGTTGGCGCAGCTGTTCAAACGCGCAAATTAA
- the nrdI gene encoding class Ib ribonucleoside-diphosphate reductase assembly flavoprotein NrdI, which produces MNPLVYFSSSSENTHRFVEKLGLPAIRIPIAGARSKLLMEQPYILIVPSYGGGSAVGAVPIQVIRFLNVPQNRSYLRGVIAAGNTNFGAAYGIAGDIIAKKCQVPFLYRFELLGTSQDVENVRQGVTAFWQRQN; this is translated from the coding sequence ATGAATCCGCTGGTCTATTTCTCCAGCAGCTCGGAGAACACCCATCGATTCGTTGAGAAACTGGGCCTGCCGGCGATCCGCATTCCGATCGCCGGCGCCCGCAGCAAATTGCTGATGGAACAACCCTATATCTTGATCGTGCCCAGCTATGGCGGCGGCAGCGCCGTCGGCGCGGTGCCGATCCAGGTGATCCGCTTTCTCAACGTTCCGCAAAACCGTTCCTACCTGCGCGGCGTCATCGCCGCCGGGAACACTAACTTCGGCGCGGCATACGGCATCGCCGGCGACATCATCGCCAAAAAATGCCAGGTGCCTTTTTTGTACCGCTTCGAGCTGCTCGGCACCTCGCAAGACGTTGAAAACGTTCGACAGGGAGTAACCGCATTTTGGCAACGACAGAACTGA
- a CDS encoding nickel/cobalt transporter has product MKTASLKHAPGRYAGLALAGLLLLTLLYLFVRHWAEFVQYCINFQIYMHRYLVLYLLQQRNQQYSGGLMLTLASFAYGFLHSIGPGHGKFVITTYLATHRQQLNASRLITLLGSLMQGVVAIVFVVVLAVALNLSMGDLSLSRYWVEKGSALFIAAFGLMVILRAGGWRWRRSPVIKALHPADHPHTAACECGHRHQPSAAELTGGWRNALWLIVSIGIRPCSGAILILVFANAIGMFTWGVISAMSMALGTGLSIMILATLVHHARERFLTSQPGLTGYYLAQVSRIAVMLGGVILILFALVLFNSVIPVSANGDFIAAGC; this is encoded by the coding sequence ATGAAAACCGCCTCGTTGAAACACGCGCCCGGCCGCTACGCCGGCCTGGCCCTCGCCGGCCTGCTGCTGCTGACGCTGCTCTATCTGTTCGTGCGGCACTGGGCGGAGTTCGTGCAGTACTGCATTAACTTCCAGATTTACATGCACCGCTATCTGGTGCTCTATCTGCTGCAGCAGCGCAACCAGCAATACAGCGGCGGGCTGATGCTGACGCTGGCCAGCTTCGCTTACGGCTTCCTGCACTCCATCGGCCCCGGCCACGGCAAGTTCGTCATCACGACCTACTTGGCCACCCATCGCCAGCAGTTGAACGCCAGCCGGCTGATCACCCTATTGGGTAGCCTGATGCAAGGTGTCGTTGCCATTGTGTTCGTGGTGGTGCTGGCGGTGGCGCTTAACCTGTCGATGGGCGATCTCAGCCTCAGCCGTTACTGGGTAGAAAAAGGCAGCGCGTTATTTATCGCCGCCTTCGGCCTGATGGTCATCCTGCGCGCCGGCGGCTGGCGGTGGCGCCGTTCACCGGTCATCAAAGCGCTGCATCCGGCGGACCATCCGCATACGGCGGCATGCGAATGCGGCCACCGACATCAACCCAGCGCGGCCGAACTGACCGGTGGCTGGCGCAACGCCCTGTGGTTGATCGTCTCGATCGGCATTCGTCCGTGCAGCGGCGCGATCCTGATCCTGGTCTTCGCCAACGCCATCGGCATGTTCACCTGGGGCGTGATCTCCGCCATGAGCATGGCGCTGGGCACCGGGCTGTCGATCATGATCCTCGCCACGCTGGTGCACCACGCGCGCGAGCGCTTTCTGACCAGCCAACCCGGCCTGACGGGCTATTATCTGGCACAGGTTTCCCGCATCGCGGTAATGCTCGGCGGCGTAATTCTTATCCTGTTCGCGCTGGTGCTGTTCAATTCCGTGATCCCGGTCAGCGCTAACGGCGATTTCATCGCCGCCGGTTGTTAA
- a CDS encoding DUF883 family protein, producing MFKKAERTERDIDQDVTLLADTLDEVLRESGDKTKEELKELHSKAKGVLRDARARFNGSTSLTQHARDAVDQADSYVRDKPWQGVGIGAAVGIVLGVLLARR from the coding sequence ATGTTTAAGAAAGCAGAAAGAACAGAACGCGACATCGATCAGGACGTCACTCTGTTGGCCGATACGCTGGATGAAGTGTTGCGTGAGTCCGGTGACAAGACCAAAGAGGAACTGAAAGAGCTGCACAGCAAGGCGAAAGGCGTGCTGCGCGACGCAAGGGCGCGGTTCAATGGCTCCACCAGTCTGACACAGCATGCGCGCGACGCGGTCGATCAAGCCGACAGCTATGTGCGTGACAAACCCTGGCAGGGCGTAGGGATCGGTGCCGCTGTCGGCATCGTGCTCGGCGTGCTGCTGGCCCGGCGTTAA
- the asr gene encoding acid resistance repetitive basic protein Asr, with product MKKVLALIVAATMGLSSVAFAADTAATAPATTTAPAATTTTAAPAAAAEKAPAKATHHKKAKHHKKAPAQKAQAAKKHHKKAPAQKAQAAKKHHKKAPVQKAQAAKKHHKKAGKKA from the coding sequence ATGAAAAAAGTATTAGCGCTGATCGTTGCTGCCACTATGGGTCTGTCTTCTGTTGCTTTCGCTGCTGATACTGCAGCTACTGCTCCGGCTACCACCACTGCTCCAGCTGCGACCACCACTACCGCTGCGCCAGCGGCTGCTGCTGAAAAAGCGCCAGCTAAAGCAACGCACCACAAGAAAGCTAAGCACCACAAAAAAGCGCCAGCCCAGAAAGCTCAGGCCGCTAAAAAGCACCACAAAAAAGCGCCAGCTCAGAAAGCCCAGGCTGCTAAAAAGCACCACAAAAAAGCGCCAGTGCAGAAAGCTCAGGCCGCTAAAAAACACCAC